One part of the Mustelus asterias unplaced genomic scaffold, sMusAst1.hap1.1 HAP1_SCAFFOLD_214, whole genome shotgun sequence genome encodes these proteins:
- the rab8a gene encoding ras-related protein Rab-8A: protein MAKTYDYLFKLLLIGDSGVGKTCVLFRFSEDAFNTTFISTIGIDFKIRTIELDGKKIKLQIWDTAGQERFRTITTAYYRGAMGIMLVYDITNEKSFDNIKNWIRNIEEHASADVEKMILGNKCDVNEKRQVSKERGEKLASDYGIKFMETSAKANINVENAFFTLARDIKTKMDKKLEGNSPQGSNQGVRITSDQQKKSNFFRCLLL from the exons ATGGCGAAGACCTACGATTATCTCTTCAAGCTGCTGCTGATCGGCGACAGCGGTGTGGGAAAGACCTGCGTGTTGTTCCGCTTCTCCGAGGATGCTTTCAACACCACCTTCATCTCCACCATCG GTATTGATTTTAAAATCCGAACAATTGAATTGGATGGAAAGAAAATCAAACTACAAATATG GGATACTGCTGGGCAGGAACGCTTTCGAACAATCACCACTGCGTACTATCGAGGGGCCATG GGAATCATGTTGGTGTACGATATCACAAATGAGAAGTCCTTTGATAACATCAAGAATTGGATCCGGAATAtcgaagag CATGCCTCAGCAGATGTGGAGAAAATGATCCTTGGGAACAAGTGTGATGTAAATGAGAAAAGGCAAGTCAGCAAAGAACGTGGAGAAAAG TTAGCCAGTGACTACGGAATCAAATTCATGGAGACCAGCGCAAAAGCAAATATAAACGTGGAGAAT GCATTTTTCACACTCGCCAGAGACATTAAAACAAAAATGGACAAGAAACTG GAAGGCAATAGTCCACAAGGCAGTAACCAAGGCGTGCGAATCACCTCTGACCAGCAGAAAAAGAGCAACTTCTTTCGTTGTCTTCTCCTGTGA